One window of Nostoc sp. C052 genomic DNA carries:
- a CDS encoding alkaline phosphatase — protein sequence MELMDGTRLLVNRCGRRNFLLGAGFLTGLTVASQLHPVLATPRFSGYPFSLGVASGDPLPDAVVIWTRLAPNPLSGGGMPLINVPVQWQVALDENMRQVVQRGTALATPELAHSVHVDVCGLNPNRWYWYQFKVGSEVSPIGRTRTAPASYSYTQQLNFAFVSCQDWQNGYYTAYRHLAEENLDLVVHLGDYIYEYGPLPGGPRQHNSPEIITLSDYRNRYALYRTDQSLQAAHAAFPWIVTWDDHEVDNNYANLSPEDNQTQEAFRKRRANAYQAYYEHMPLRQSALPKGPDALLYRRLTFGNLAEFNVLDTRQYRTNQPCDDGLKPQCPGAFDPNATMTGSKQEQWLRKGLDQSRSRWNVIAQQVMFAQYNFNSSPGPGIFNMDQWDGYVAARNRLLSFLNQRQPSNPVVISGDIHSSWVHDLKLDFNNPSSPTVGTEFVGTSITSDFPTAFIAPSQAALPNNPHTKFFNGAYRGYVRCNLTPKRWQSDYRVVSSIVDLNASVKTLASFVVQNGQPGAHLN from the coding sequence ATGGAACTTATGGATGGTACACGCCTGCTAGTAAATCGGTGCGGAAGGCGGAATTTTTTGTTGGGTGCAGGATTCTTAACGGGGTTAACAGTAGCTAGCCAATTGCATCCAGTATTGGCTACCCCAAGGTTTTCTGGCTATCCGTTTAGTCTTGGGGTTGCCTCTGGCGATCCTTTGCCGGATGCTGTTGTTATCTGGACACGACTAGCTCCAAATCCACTCTCTGGAGGTGGAATGCCATTGATAAATGTGCCAGTGCAGTGGCAAGTCGCCCTTGATGAAAATATGAGACAGGTAGTGCAGCGAGGAACAGCACTGGCGACACCAGAGTTAGCCCACTCAGTCCACGTTGATGTCTGTGGGCTAAACCCTAATCGATGGTACTGGTATCAATTTAAAGTGGGTAGCGAAGTTAGCCCCATTGGGCGGACTCGCACAGCCCCAGCATCTTATAGTTATACCCAACAACTGAACTTTGCTTTTGTCTCCTGTCAAGACTGGCAAAATGGCTACTATACGGCTTATCGGCATTTGGCTGAGGAAAATCTCGACCTTGTAGTTCATTTGGGTGATTACATCTATGAATACGGGCCACTGCCCGGTGGCCCACGTCAGCATAATAGTCCAGAAATCATCACTCTTTCCGACTACCGTAATCGTTACGCTCTATACAGAACAGACCAGAGTCTCCAAGCTGCTCATGCGGCTTTTCCCTGGATTGTCACTTGGGATGATCACGAAGTTGATAATAACTACGCCAACTTAAGCCCCGAAGACAATCAAACCCAAGAGGCTTTTAGAAAACGGCGAGCCAATGCCTACCAGGCTTACTATGAACACATGCCCCTACGTCAGTCTGCATTGCCCAAGGGACCAGATGCGCTGCTTTATCGGCGCTTGACTTTTGGTAATTTAGCTGAGTTCAATGTACTAGATACGAGGCAATATCGCACTAATCAACCTTGTGATGATGGACTTAAGCCTCAATGCCCCGGAGCTTTTGATCCCAATGCGACAATGACCGGCTCAAAACAAGAGCAGTGGCTACGAAAAGGGTTAGACCAGTCGCGATCGCGCTGGAATGTGATTGCTCAACAGGTGATGTTTGCCCAGTACAATTTCAATAGCAGTCCAGGCCCAGGTATCTTCAATATGGATCAGTGGGATGGCTACGTAGCTGCACGTAATCGGCTCCTGAGTTTTCTCAACCAGCGTCAACCTTCTAATCCTGTGGTAATTAGCGGAGACATCCATTCTAGTTGGGTACACGATCTGAAGCTTGACTTCAATAACCCAAGCTCACCAACTGTAGGCACTGAGTTTGTCGGAACTTCAATTACCTCTGACTTTCCGACTGCATTCATCGCTCCATCTCAAGCTGCTCTACCTAATAATCCTCATACTAAGTTCTTTAACGGTGCTTACCGGGGATACGTCCGCTGCAACCTGACTCCAAAACGCTGGCAAAGTGACTACCGCGTTGTCTCAAGCATTGTTGACTTAAATGCCTCTGTCAAAACCCTAGCTTCCTTTGTAGTCCAAAACGGACAACCAGGAGCGCATCTAAATTAA
- a CDS encoding glutamate-5-semialdehyde dehydrogenase, which translates to MTVEVLDDHPEPITSAQRAYQASLKLGITKGADRSRAVLAMAQALERSFDDILEANTLDLEASREMAVPELILDWLKLTPTRLEMTVDILQRLGELSDPLRRVRTADYQLGDSQSYTQLMPLGVIGFIYEAFPDLGAIAAGFCIKTGNSIILKGSTEASHSNAAIAEALQNAIAEVGLPSGCVELITAEHGASIRDLVTQDEYVNLVIPYGRSSLVQQVVRQSTCPVLKSAMGNCYLYWSPNSSLEMVRWMILDSHQSEPDQVNAIEKVLVHRQALPSSLAVLWNSLIEKGFEIKGDAELVQAFPQLQLVKEGEWGNPYLTRTVAFKLVDSLETAIAWINEHSSGHADSIVTESYQESRQFALGVNSASTYINTSPRFSRNPSRGDSVFLGMSNQKGHRRGFISLETLTTVKHIVQGNGRF; encoded by the coding sequence ATGACTGTTGAAGTTTTGGACGATCACCCCGAACCGATTACTAGTGCCCAACGAGCCTATCAAGCTTCCCTAAAGTTGGGGATCACAAAGGGGGCAGACCGGAGTCGTGCAGTATTGGCGATGGCACAGGCGCTTGAGCGCTCATTTGACGACATTCTCGAAGCCAATACCTTGGATTTAGAAGCCAGTCGAGAAATGGCAGTGCCAGAGTTGATATTGGACTGGCTAAAGCTGACTCCCACAAGGCTGGAGATGACAGTAGACATTTTACAACGGTTGGGGGAATTATCAGATCCGCTGCGACGCGTCAGAACTGCTGACTATCAACTGGGAGATTCCCAGAGTTACACCCAGTTAATGCCCTTGGGAGTGATTGGATTTATTTATGAAGCTTTTCCCGATTTAGGAGCGATCGCAGCGGGTTTTTGTATTAAAACTGGCAATAGTATAATTCTCAAAGGTAGTACTGAAGCTAGTCATTCTAACGCCGCCATCGCTGAGGCACTGCAAAATGCGATCGCCGAAGTTGGACTACCATCAGGTTGTGTAGAACTGATCACAGCCGAACATGGTGCTTCAATTCGGGATTTAGTTACCCAAGATGAGTACGTGAATTTGGTGATTCCCTACGGACGTTCTAGTTTGGTGCAACAGGTAGTACGACAGTCTACTTGCCCAGTTTTAAAGTCAGCAATGGGTAACTGTTATCTCTACTGGTCGCCCAATAGCAGCTTAGAAATGGTGCGCTGGATGATTCTTGATAGCCATCAAAGTGAACCCGATCAAGTCAACGCCATTGAAAAGGTACTAGTTCATCGTCAAGCCTTACCATCATCCTTAGCAGTTTTGTGGAACAGCTTGATAGAAAAAGGCTTTGAAATTAAAGGGGATGCCGAACTGGTACAAGCCTTTCCCCAATTACAACTGGTGAAAGAGGGCGAATGGGGAAACCCTTATTTAACTAGGACAGTAGCATTTAAATTGGTGGATAGCTTAGAGACTGCGATCGCCTGGATTAATGAACACAGCAGTGGTCATGCCGACTCTATTGTTACTGAATCTTACCAGGAAAGTCGGCAGTTTGCTTTGGGAGTTAATAGTGCCTCTACCTACATCAACACTTCCCCGCGTTTTTCCCGCAACCCCTCGCGGGGAGATTCAGTATTTCTTGGTATGTCTAATCAAAAAGGTCATCGGCGGGGATTTATCAGCCTGGAAACCTTGACTACCGTCAAGCACATTGTTCAGGGAAATGGCAGGTTTTAA